Within the Paracoccus everestensis genome, the region TTCGTCCAGCAGCAGGAAACTGGGGTCCGAGGCCAGGCAGCGCGCAATTTCAGCCCGCCGCCGCTCGCCCCCCGAAAGCGCCATCGCGGGCGCAGCGCGCAGATGCTCGATGGAGAAATCGCCCAGCAGTTCCTCCAGCCGGTCGCGGCGGTGGCGGGGATCCTCGTGCACGACTTCCAGAACGGCCATGATATTCTGTTCGACCGACAGCCCGCGAAAGATCGACATTTCCTGCGGCAGATAGCCGATGCCCATTCGCGCGCGGCGAAACATCGGCAGGCGCGTGGCGTCGCGCCCGTCGATCAGCACCTGTCCCGCATCGGGCGGCACCAACCCCGCGATGCAATAAAAGCAGGTGGTCTTGCCCGATCCGTTCGGACCCAGCAGGGCCACGACCTCTCCGCGTGCCAGATCGACTGACACGTCGCGGATCACC harbors:
- the lptB gene encoding LPS export ABC transporter ATP-binding protein is translated as MRGAAGRTGDGLRVRGLRKSYRNRPVIRDVSVDLARGEVVALLGPNGSGKTTCFYCIAGLVPPDAGQVLIDGRDATRLPMFRRARMGIGYLPQEMSIFRGLSVEQNIMAVLEVVHEDPRHRRDRLEELLGDFSIEHLRAAPAMALSGGERRRAEIARCLASDPSFLLLDEPFAGVDPIAVGEIRGLVHDLKSRGIGVLITDHNVRETLGIVDRAYILHDGHVLMSGSTADIVADPKVREVYLGEGFQLV